A segment of the Arachis hypogaea cultivar Tifrunner chromosome 5, arahy.Tifrunner.gnm2.J5K5, whole genome shotgun sequence genome:
AAGTTGCAATCAGATGCGGGTTTTGGCTGTTTGCATTTATCAATGCTTATGGAATAACTGATCACTGTCTTGCTTCCTGAAGCCTATTCTTGTGGTGAGGGGTTTTAAGTTATTTCTTTTTTCATGTCTAATCGgtgcttattttttttataggcCGTCAGAATCAGAAGAATGATGTCAAACAAGAAAAGAGAACTAGGAGCGAATGACTCAACAAGAGACACTTAATTATGTTGTAAATAAAGTGTTGGCAAGTTCTTCTGGAAGAAGCTACTAgagaattttgttttattttgcttttgcATTAAAGTATGATTTCCCTTTCAACTATGAATGTAAAAAACTGGAACATTTGAATGAGCAGATAGAGTTTCCTCTAGTTATCCCTAAAATTTGGTATCGTTGCTAAACAGAGTATTAGATTTAAAATAAGAATCATGCTGTATTGCTGTTTAACCACATACTCTCACTCTCTCTGAATTTCGGAACGACGAGGACAGCGATTGATTATCGATGAGGCAATAATCTACAAGATGCCATGTTATGCAAACTTACAAAATCAATAAATAACAAATTATGATTTAAGCATCTGGTATTTTACAATATACCCCAGTTTGTTGAGGAATCAAGAGGCTTTCTTTTCCTTTGTTGACTGAAGATTCTTCCAGAGCAATCTACATATCAGATATGCTTTTTTGAGCTAAgtaaaacagagtcaaaaatcaCCTCACTCggcattttgaaaaacttttgaaaattaattattcagTTTTTCTTACACTAAATTAACTAAATTTAAGTTTTTGCCCCTATAGAAATAGATTGAATTTAAATTATTCTTCATTTTTGGTATAAAACATGATTGTTTTTTCAACAatttattacatatatatatatgtttaaaaattaatcaaattcatGATAACAAATTTGGAAATGATGGCTAAAATTCAAAAGAAGTAAATAGATTTATGTCTCTTAGTTCagaattaaaattacaaataaaatatgtaaatacagactataaaaactaatttaagtTGATTGAGTGATTAATTCACTTGTCTTCTtaattaaatatctttttaaataacGAACAAATTCTTATTGAAAATAACTGAAATCTGCAATTCTTCATGTGCATTGAAGATCATATGAATCACAATGCCTCAATCTAACAATCAAGTCAATCACACATGCATTACATACACATGGCGGCACATGCAATATAATTGATAAAGGCTAATAATGCATGTTCTTGATTTGATCTGATCTATATGTTACCTATCCGTAAATGGAGGACTGTTTGGTTGGTTATAAATGGAAAGTTAGTTATGAAACTTAGTTTCAATGTAGTGTTACATGAACTTTACTACTACACTAGTTCCTATTTCATATGCATCCATGTACCACTATAAATAAGAATATGCTATAAATATGCCAAAATTCTAATTGTGTAAAATAGTATGATTTTGTCTTTTAGTTGAAACTATATATATAGGAGACATATGGTGATGTATGATAGATATCATTGCTTTTTCCAAATTCCATTCATGTAGGCAAATACATTTGTAATTGAGAATAGAAAACCAGTGGTATACTAATTAAGAATTAAATGATTATATTGGAAGATACACATAAAACAGAAGCTACCAAATTAGTTTTCactttaatcaataaaataaaagtaaaatggtTCAGCTTTAATCATATTAGAATCATGTAATGTTAGGCTTTTCCTTGATGCATTGTAGGTGCAAGAAAAGAATATATACTTTTCCCATATATTACTACTAAAACTgcacaatagaagcctcatttcTTCTATTTCTGGTTTATATATTCAATCTTATGCATGCCCTTGTAAGAAAATATTATAGCAGCAACAAATATGGAGCTTGAATTAGGACTCAAAATCACTAAAACCAGAGATGACATTACTTCCATCTCTCAGTATCAGTTAGCCAAGGATCGAACCGGACCGGTTTTCGAGTCTAGAGAAACAAACACCATGTTCATCCTCATTGCTCATCTTAAAGGTTAGTCCAAAAGATTTCATAATCTTTCTGtttgtttatttagtttcttGCTATTTCATTCTGTATGTAATGTTCTATTTGAATTGAGAAGCATCAATTAAAACACAGGTTATAAGAGGAATAATATTGACATAAAGATTAGTGAAGATGGTACTAAGATATCAATTAGTGGAGAGAAGCCAATTCAGGAAATGACGATGATGGGGTGGGTAATGCTCAAGAAAGATGTTGAGATTACACAGTTCAATAAGGCCTTCAAAATTCCTGAAGGGGTGGTTTTGGATCGGATCAAAGCGAAGTTTGATGAAGAGGAATCGATATTGAAGATTGTAATGCCGAAATCCTTGAAAGGGATTTGTGGGGCTAGGATTGAAGAGGTCAAGGAAGATGAATCTGATGGAGGGAGATCAGAATTAGAGAAAAGTGAAGCTGATCACATTTTCAACAGCATTGGGGAGACAAGTGAAAGGGGATTCAGAGAGCCTGAAGTTCAAGAAATGGAGGACAGTGAAAGTGTCATGGAGAAGGAACAAGTGTTATCCGAAAAGATAGAACATGAAGCAATGAAGGAATCAGATTCAGAGCAAAATGTAAGTGCAAGTATCCCACAGAACATTGTGGATGCAAACCATGATGAAGAAAGTGTGAGAGAAAAGAGCAAAAAATCAGAATGTGAAGCCATCAAGACATTGGAGCCTGAGCAAAATGTAGGAGATCATATTCCACAGAGCATAGGAGATTCAAGTCAAGAATTTTCTGAAGAGTCTGCGGTTCAACAAATGAAAGAAGCTGATGTTGAAAAGATGCTTGATAAGGCCAATGGATTTTCTCAGGACAAGCATGGAGAGAGGTTAGAGAAAGAATTTGGAGAACTTAAGTCTGAAACTGAAGGTGTTGAGGAAGTTATTAGTATGGAAAGATTTGAAGAAACAAGAACATCAGAACTGGACAAAACTGAAAGTTTTGAAGAGACCATCAAGAAGGACATGAAAAGGCCTAAGAATGAAACTGTCGATGGTGATGATGAATGTGAACAGAGAACAGAGAAAGCTAACAGGAGTATTGAGGAAAATACCTTAAATGAGACCTCAAGAAAGGAAGATGAGGAGTCTGACAATAAAAGAAAGGTCAAAGATCGATCATATCTGCCGGACATTGTTGTCGAAGGAGTATTCGATGCAATGCAGGAAAAGGTTCCCAAGAAGGTGGCAGAGGCAATGGCCCTAGGAGAGAATGAAAAACCTGGATATGGTGGTGTAGTGAAATTGAAAGAAGAGGGATCTATGAGGATGAAGTTTGAAGCAAATAAGGTTGTTGAGGAAGACATAAGTAGGGACAGAAATGAACAAGTTAGAGTGCCAAAAATGAAGTCAAGGGAACAACCAAGTGTGAAAGAGAATACTCATGAAGGAGGACTACATGGAAGCGAAACACAAGAGCTTCCGGAGGGAGGGAAAACTAAACATTTCAAAGAAGAGGGTGCGAAAATTGAAGAGTCTGTTAAGAAAGTGAATGGAGAGAAAAATGGAAAGATTGAAGCTGAAGCAAATGAAGGTTTAAGGAGAGACTTGACAAGGGATACATTTCAGCAAGAAATAGATGATCCTGATATTCAAACTAAGGAAAGTGAACAAATTCTACAAGAATCGAGGGGTAAAGGAGGCTTTGAAGCAAGCATGGCTGAAATAAAAGATGCAGCAGAAGTAAAAGAAGAGCTGGTCAAGCAGAAGCGTGAGGCAAAGGTGGGGGAGACAGAAGATGCCGAAGATGGTGCGAAACTTGAGCCGCCTATGAAGAAGGTGAAAGGAGAGAAACATGAAAAGATACAAGATGAAACAACTAAGAAAGGAACAAAAGAGCCTGAGATTCAAATTAAGGAAAAAGATCAACAATGTGTGCTGGAAATGAATAAGAGAATGCTTGAACTAAGCATGGcaacaattgaagaagcaaagGAAGCAAAAGAAGAGTTCATCAAACAGCAGAGTGGGGAAAAGATGGAGGAACCTAAAGATGTCAACAATAAGGGGGCAACAATACAACAATTTGTGGAGAAAGAAACAGGGgagaaacatgaaaagacacaagtTGAAGCCAGTGGGGATCTGAGGGAAAATATAACAAAGGATTCCATGATTCAATCCGAAGAAAAAGATCAACAAAGTCTACATGATGCGATGAGCAAGGAAAGATTTGAAGCAAGCATAACAGCAAGAGAATTTCCTCTGCAGAAGAATGGAAGGGAAGGACCAAATGTTGAGTCCACAGAAAAAGAGACAACTCAAGAGTCAGATAGTGAAAGAATAACCAAGACTTTTCAAGAAGTAGCCAAGGAAAAAAATCCAAAAGCATTTCTTGTAGGAACTGATGAAAGAGATGCAAAAGTATTAAATATGGGAGTTAAAAAGACTGAACAAGGGAGTGAAAAGAAACATGACACTGAGCTGTTATctcaagaaaatcaaaggaaggAAGCTTGTGAAT
Coding sequences within it:
- the LOC112802996 gene encoding uncharacterized protein, whose product is MELELGLKITKTRDDITSISQYQLAKDRTGPVFESRETNTMFILIAHLKGYKRNNIDIKISEDGTKISISGEKPIQEMTMMGWVMLKKDVEITQFNKAFKIPEGVVLDRIKAKFDEEESILKIVMPKSLKGICGARIEEVKEDESDGGRSELEKSEADHIFNSIGETSERGFREPEVQEMEDSESVMEKEQVLSEKIEHEAMKESDSEQNVSASIPQNIVDANHDEESVREKSKKSECEAIKTLEPEQNVGDHIPQSIGDSSQEFSEESAVQQMKEADVEKMLDKANGFSQDKHGERLEKEFGELKSETEGVEEVISMERFEETRTSELDKTESFEETIKKDMKRPKNETVDGDDECEQRTEKANRSIEENTLNETSRKEDEESDNKRKVKDRSYLPDIVVEGVFDAMQEKVPKKVAEAMALGENEKPGYGGVVKLKEEGSMRMKFEANKVVEEDISRDRNEQVRVPKMKSREQPSVKENTHEGGLHGSETQELPEGGKTKHFKEEGAKIEESVKKVNGEKNGKIEAEANEGLRRDLTRDTFQQEIDDPDIQTKESEQILQESRGKGGFEASMAEIKDAAEVKEELVKQKREAKVGETEDAEDGAKLEPPMKKVKGEKHEKIQDETTKKGTKEPEIQIKEKDQQCVLEMNKRMLELSMATIEEAKEAKEEFIKQQSGEKMEEPKDVNNKGATIQQFVEKETGEKHEKTQVEASGDLRENITKDSMIQSEEKDQQSLHDAMSKERFEASITAREFPLQKNGREGPNVESTEKETTQESDSERITKTFQEVAKEKNPKAFLVGTDERDAKVLNMGVKKTEQGSEKKHDTELLSQENQRKEACESRNQSVNQDIVKSKKAKEAESADQCTYKKERTEAAAAIEDQMAKPRFPTTQQFEVEECTLQEDCKKKHEPSPKSQKEYHTNDLRNSIGRKEQESKHREVLKPEVPLEELLKKSEQETRKDEFQKGEENEEKMQEIEQSKSKFDDKDQQDVCKEIGAAEIIGRKMPEAKEQYASNAGSTTGRTETEKDLEATHKTEKSLVQNLEDKKLGNREEIKKTISEENDEVKYAAELRKRTQVKEHQRKSETAENEAEPPKLKEQIIEWKSPKTKGYVQESTGKKQHDYGTEDTTLSQQSTYEENRTPENAIDELLKKNTDTTYRKSVESVDPSEDERVESFQAHIPENQGLEDNQEGTKCPKISTGNPDKKGYQITKDIDEELLRKQDLSEKIVHEERGVQNFEKRGEPEEDPKQLRKREKVKPIQTAIDKKPIIMDITPEFEKVNGFKQVAETMQKPPTKIEMISKKGMDKPQRDETPPLAKEIKRKEPPELLWSSMGPENSQVKEDTTDEGHEACDIIEVEKQRECEEKDVSGGNNDKTERTKKLFVPLFIAGSALLVSLVFMFVHRRRTKRR